A stretch of Anaeromyxobacter dehalogenans 2CP-1 DNA encodes these proteins:
- a CDS encoding ubiquinol-cytochrome c reductase iron-sulfur subunit has protein sequence MAERKDRRDFLVGVGIGAGVVALGGQGVAALRSLVPNVSYDAPTTVKLGPPAEFPDGMKFLPEQRLFVFREGNTFHAISAVCTHLGCTVRAEALPRVETKEVGGRPLKLTHRFLCPCHGSRYQGDGQNVAGPAPRPLAWYDLTLAADDGQLVVDLARPVAHDFRLTIA, from the coding sequence ATGGCCGAGCGGAAGGACCGAAGGGACTTCCTCGTGGGCGTCGGGATCGGCGCCGGGGTGGTGGCGCTGGGCGGCCAGGGGGTGGCGGCGCTGCGCTCCCTCGTGCCGAACGTGTCCTACGACGCGCCCACCACGGTGAAGCTCGGGCCGCCGGCCGAGTTCCCCGACGGGATGAAGTTCCTGCCCGAGCAGCGCCTGTTCGTGTTCCGGGAGGGCAACACCTTCCACGCCATCTCCGCGGTCTGCACGCACCTCGGGTGCACGGTGCGCGCCGAGGCGCTGCCCAGGGTGGAGACGAAGGAGGTCGGCGGCCGGCCGCTCAAGCTCACCCACCGCTTCCTCTGCCCGTGCCACGGCTCGCGCTACCAGGGCGACGGGCAGAACGTGGCCGGGCCCGCGCCGCGGCCGCTCGCCTGGTACGACCTGACGCTCGCCGCGGACGACGGGCAGCTGGTCGTCGACCTGGCGCGGCCCGTCGCGCACGACTTCCGCCTGACCATCGCGTGA
- a CDS encoding ABC transporter ATP-binding protein — MIRFEALTKRYGRHRAVEALSLELAAGEVVALLGPNGSGKTTSLKVAAGLVLPTSGRVLAGEPPASTRDPAARRVLSFLPQRVSFPESLTGREVLEFYRRLRGAPAGAAEQALRAASLDGAAERAVGTYSGGMTQRLGLAVAALPDARAYLLDEPTSALDAEGLAAFYALVERWRGEGRTVLFSSHQLGDAERLADRIAILVDGRLVAALGQRELADRLAARGRMRLRLDACPAGLAERLAALAPGARWTGEELVIPGPPALRAQALELARAAGAEIRSLSAEDGRLEPLYRELVEGSA; from the coding sequence GTGATCCGGTTCGAGGCGCTCACCAAGCGGTACGGGCGCCACCGCGCCGTCGAGGCGCTCTCGCTCGAGCTCGCCGCCGGCGAGGTGGTGGCGCTGCTCGGGCCGAACGGCTCCGGCAAGACCACCTCGCTGAAGGTGGCGGCGGGGCTGGTGCTGCCCACCTCGGGCCGGGTGCTCGCCGGCGAGCCTCCCGCCAGCACGCGCGACCCGGCCGCGCGGCGCGTCCTGTCGTTCCTGCCGCAGCGGGTGAGCTTCCCGGAATCGCTCACCGGCCGCGAGGTGCTCGAGTTCTACCGGCGCCTGCGCGGCGCGCCCGCCGGCGCCGCGGAGCAGGCGCTCCGCGCGGCCTCGCTGGACGGGGCGGCCGAGCGGGCGGTGGGGACGTACTCGGGCGGCATGACCCAGCGGCTCGGGCTGGCGGTGGCGGCCCTGCCCGACGCCCGGGCCTACCTGCTCGACGAGCCCACCTCGGCGCTGGACGCCGAAGGGCTGGCGGCATTCTACGCGCTGGTCGAGCGCTGGCGCGGCGAGGGGCGGACGGTGCTGTTCAGCTCGCACCAGCTCGGGGACGCGGAGCGGCTCGCGGACCGGATCGCGATCCTGGTGGACGGGCGGCTGGTCGCGGCGCTCGGGCAGCGCGAGCTGGCGGATCGGCTGGCCGCGCGCGGGCGCATGCGCCTGCGGCTCGACGCCTGCCCCGCCGGGCTGGCCGAGCGGCTGGCCGCGCTCGCGCCCGGCGCGCGCTGGACCGGCGAGGAGCTGGTGATCCCCGGGCCGCCCGCGCTGCGCGCGCAGGCGCTGGAGCTGGCGCGCGCCGCGGGCGCGGAGATCCGCAGCCTCAGCGCCGAGGACGGGCGCCTGGAGCCGCTGTACCGCGAGCTGGTGGAGGGTTCCGCATGA
- a CDS encoding cytochrome b, with the protein MATLPEPSVSTPAPAAAPGVHPRPLWSLRPASDREAGDAIVANFLLHWFPAKALRASLEWRYSLWLGTISAALLLLLVVSGLPLLFLHVPSVERAYGSVKDIEYVVTFGSWIRSVHRLSAHLMVAAVFLHLVRVFLTGAYKNGVGRGQRREWNWILGVVMLLVTLFLSFTGYLLPWDQLAYWAVTVGTNIASAVPLVGEELRELMLGGRTIDQPTLIRFYVLHVIVLPGALFALLAYHMWRIRKDGGLACADRAVVLPAPAEVPPAATKTYTLLGIARGTHPTIRATSVERPDTTVSAVPDLTRRAAIVVLGTMALVSILAVLVPSPLEEPANPLVTPNPAKAPWYFLWLQELVTDTTFRIGSFTVNGAFLGGVILPGILVALMVAWPWLDRSPAAAAGRWFPRSRRTQNLVFLLIVGVVLVLTYIGLFARGPYWNLYWPWEAWPQLPTRI; encoded by the coding sequence GTGGCCACCCTGCCCGAACCGTCGGTGAGCACGCCCGCGCCGGCCGCCGCGCCCGGCGTCCACCCTCGCCCGCTGTGGAGCCTGCGGCCCGCGTCCGACCGCGAGGCGGGCGACGCGATCGTCGCGAACTTCCTCCTCCACTGGTTCCCGGCGAAGGCGCTGCGCGCCTCGCTGGAGTGGCGGTACTCGCTCTGGCTCGGCACCATCTCGGCGGCGCTGCTGCTGCTGCTGGTGGTCTCCGGCCTGCCGCTGCTGTTCCTGCACGTGCCCTCGGTGGAGCGGGCCTACGGCTCGGTGAAGGACATCGAGTACGTGGTGACGTTCGGCTCCTGGATCCGCTCGGTCCACCGCCTGTCGGCGCACCTCATGGTGGCGGCGGTGTTCCTGCACCTGGTCCGGGTGTTCCTGACCGGCGCCTACAAGAACGGCGTCGGGCGCGGCCAGCGGCGCGAGTGGAACTGGATCCTCGGCGTGGTGATGCTGCTCGTCACGCTGTTCCTCTCCTTCACCGGCTACCTGCTGCCCTGGGACCAGCTCGCCTACTGGGCGGTGACGGTCGGCACCAACATCGCCTCGGCGGTCCCCCTCGTCGGGGAGGAGCTGCGGGAGCTGATGCTCGGCGGCCGCACCATCGACCAGCCCACGCTGATCCGCTTCTACGTGCTCCACGTCATCGTCCTGCCCGGCGCGCTGTTCGCGCTGCTCGCCTATCACATGTGGCGGATCCGCAAGGACGGCGGCCTGGCCTGCGCCGACCGCGCGGTGGTGCTGCCGGCGCCGGCGGAGGTCCCGCCCGCCGCCACCAAGACCTACACGCTCCTCGGCATCGCCCGCGGGACGCACCCGACCATCCGCGCCACCTCGGTGGAGCGGCCCGACACCACGGTGAGCGCGGTGCCGGACCTGACCCGCCGCGCGGCCATCGTGGTCCTCGGCACCATGGCGCTGGTGAGCATCCTGGCGGTGCTGGTGCCCTCGCCGCTGGAGGAGCCCGCCAACCCGCTCGTCACGCCGAACCCGGCGAAGGCGCCCTGGTACTTCCTGTGGCTGCAGGAGCTGGTGACCGACACGACGTTCCGGATCGGCTCGTTCACCGTCAACGGCGCGTTCCTCGGCGGCGTGATCCTGCCCGGCATCCTGGTCGCGCTGATGGTCGCGTGGCCGTGGCTCGACCGGAGCCCGGCCGCGGCGGCGGGGCGCTGGTTCCCGCGGAGCCGCCGCACGCAGAACCTGGTGTTCCTGCTGATCGTGGGGGTGGTGCTCGTCCTCACCTACATCGGCCTGTTCGCGCGCGGTCCCTACTGGAACCTGTACTGGCCGTGGGAGGCCTGGCCCCAGCTCCCGACGCGGATCTGA
- the nosD gene encoding nitrous oxide reductase family maturation protein NosD produces MDAVAPLLAVLLAQGDMAAIPAGNLEGRPPPGETSPLQARVDAAAPGERIEVGPGTYEGDLYLDRPVHLAGRGRPRLVGSGRGSVVRVRAPGVVVEGFDVDGREGGDLGRDSAGVHVAARDAVIRDCRIGRALFGIYLREANGARIEGNVVTGIRSKEPGEKGSGIHVWNTDGFTLERNEIRDARDGFYIQSSPHGVVRGNVARELRYALHYMFSDDNVFEDNLFERSDAGAVLMYSRRIAFRRNRFLHNRGFASVGLLYKACDDVIAEDNLIADNARGVFLEGSYRDVFRRNVIAESDAAIVLYDSCGGVRFEGNAFVGNLTTLDLVGRRTDTGFDGNYWSDDRGLDLDGDGRNDAPHVLGSLFDHLRGNLSAADLLAQSVAASALAAAERSFPVLARIQAVDHAPLARPPVLPAVPVARPEDGGAAAAGVAGSAGAVGLGLAVLALGGRAARRGRP; encoded by the coding sequence ATGGACGCCGTCGCGCCGCTCCTCGCCGTCCTCCTCGCCCAGGGCGACATGGCGGCCATCCCCGCCGGCAACCTGGAGGGGCGCCCGCCGCCCGGGGAGACGTCGCCGCTGCAGGCCAGGGTGGACGCGGCTGCGCCGGGCGAGCGGATCGAGGTCGGCCCCGGCACGTACGAGGGCGACCTCTACCTCGACCGTCCGGTCCACCTCGCCGGGCGCGGCCGCCCGCGGCTGGTGGGATCGGGCCGGGGCAGCGTGGTGCGCGTCCGGGCGCCCGGGGTGGTGGTGGAGGGCTTCGACGTCGACGGGCGCGAGGGCGGCGACCTGGGCCGCGACTCGGCCGGCGTCCACGTCGCGGCCCGCGACGCAGTGATCCGCGACTGCCGCATCGGGCGCGCGCTGTTCGGGATCTACCTGCGCGAGGCGAACGGCGCGCGCATCGAGGGGAACGTGGTGACGGGGATCCGCTCGAAGGAGCCGGGCGAGAAGGGCTCCGGCATCCACGTCTGGAACACCGACGGGTTCACGCTCGAGCGCAACGAGATCCGCGACGCCCGCGACGGCTTCTACATCCAGTCCTCCCCGCACGGCGTCGTCCGCGGCAACGTCGCGCGCGAGCTCCGGTACGCGCTGCACTACATGTTCTCGGACGACAACGTCTTCGAGGACAACCTGTTCGAGCGCTCGGACGCCGGCGCCGTCCTGATGTACTCGCGCCGGATCGCGTTCCGCCGCAACCGATTCCTGCACAACCGCGGCTTCGCCTCGGTGGGGCTCCTCTACAAGGCCTGCGACGACGTGATCGCCGAGGACAACCTCATCGCCGACAACGCCCGCGGCGTGTTCCTGGAGGGCTCGTACCGGGACGTCTTCCGCCGCAACGTGATCGCCGAGTCCGACGCGGCCATCGTGCTGTACGACTCCTGCGGCGGCGTCCGCTTCGAGGGCAACGCGTTCGTCGGCAACCTCACCACGCTCGACCTCGTGGGCCGGCGCACCGACACCGGGTTCGACGGCAACTACTGGTCGGACGACCGCGGGCTCGACCTCGACGGCGACGGGAGGAACGATGCGCCGCACGTCCTCGGGAGCCTGTTCGATCACCTGCGCGGCAACCTCTCCGCCGCGGACCTGCTCGCGCAGAGCGTCGCCGCCTCGGCGCTGGCCGCCGCGGAGCGCAGCTTCCCGGTGCTGGCCCGGATCCAGGCGGTCGATCACGCCCCGCTGGCGCGGCCGCCGGTGCTGCCGGCGGTGCCGGTGGCGCGCCCGGAGGATGGCGGCGCGGCCGCAGCGGGCGTGGCGGGCTCGGCCGGCGCGGTGGGGCTCGGCCTGGCGGTGCTCGCGCTCGGCGGGCGGGCCGCGCGACGGGGGCGTCCGTGA
- a CDS encoding nitrous oxide reductase accessory protein NosL, which translates to MRTRASARLAALVVAAACAAGCQRGPPAPARLDPRNDACAHCRMMVSDPPFAAQLVAPGEEPRFFDDLGCLRDYLREHPRLPRGAVAYVADHRTSAWVRADAATVSRVPGLRTPMGSELIAHADAASRDADPAARGAVPVPAAELLGAAPSAERR; encoded by the coding sequence ATGAGGACACGAGCTTCCGCGCGGCTCGCCGCGCTCGTGGTCGCCGCCGCCTGCGCCGCCGGCTGCCAGCGCGGCCCCCCGGCGCCGGCCCGGCTGGATCCCCGCAACGACGCCTGCGCCCACTGCCGCATGATGGTGTCGGATCCGCCGTTCGCCGCCCAGCTCGTCGCACCGGGCGAGGAGCCGCGGTTCTTCGACGACCTCGGGTGCCTGCGCGACTACCTGCGCGAGCACCCGCGGCTGCCGCGCGGGGCGGTGGCGTACGTCGCCGATCACCGGACCTCGGCCTGGGTGCGCGCCGACGCGGCCACGGTCTCGCGCGTGCCCGGGCTCCGCACGCCCATGGGCTCGGAGCTGATCGCCCACGCGGACGCCGCGTCGCGCGACGCCGACCCCGCCGCCAGGGGGGCCGTCCCGGTGCCGGCCGCGGAGCTCCTCGGCGCGGCACCCTCGGCGGAGCGGCGATGA
- a CDS encoding FAD-dependent oxidoreductase, whose translation MASEVPMRIAVRLPGFEDWRAQVKCQVGCPVDTDGGRYCQLVAQERYEEGYLVARAPNPFASVCGRVCAAPCEDACRRGTIDAPITIRALKRTLTERYGVESVHPDAQDRLREALVPEGNRYPGHLPTAPLRRPAQAGGRKVAVIGAGPAGLSAAHDLALLGHDVTVLEAAEEPGGMMRFGIPEYRLPRSVIRGEIEKILALGVTLRTSAPLTAERGLAALRAEGFEAFFLSVGVQKGRDLAIPGVELDGVVKAADFLLNANRGYRMDLGQRVVVIGGGFVAFDAARMALRAGREDREDDVRALGASLKAESDARLVEALDSARAAVRGGAAEVTIVSLESFTEMPVLRTAQGHEEFQEAKKEGIRFEPRRGPKRFVGSGRLEAVELRAVTRVFDDAGRFSPAYDDQDVVAVPADGCILAIGQRADLSFLRPEDGVELTPAGTIKVDRTTLATSAPGVYAGGDVAFGPRNLIEAIANGKRAARSIHEHLSGEAARLEAIISVQKIPTRDYRMIAGFELLDREAPPTLDLGRRSGIAEVESAFAADEAIAQGARCLVCHVQTIYDPEKCVLCGRCVDVCPEYCLALVPLEDVDLPEEERRALAAAAEAGGLPLSAMIKDDAPCIRCGLCAIRCPTDAMTMERFQLTQRYAPAA comes from the coding sequence ATGGCGAGCGAGGTCCCGATGCGCATCGCGGTGCGGCTCCCGGGCTTCGAGGACTGGCGGGCCCAGGTGAAGTGCCAGGTCGGCTGCCCCGTCGACACCGACGGCGGCCGCTACTGCCAGCTCGTCGCGCAGGAGCGGTACGAGGAGGGGTACCTCGTCGCCCGGGCCCCGAATCCGTTCGCGTCGGTGTGCGGCCGCGTCTGCGCGGCGCCGTGCGAGGACGCCTGCCGCCGCGGCACCATCGACGCGCCCATCACCATCCGCGCCCTGAAGCGGACCCTCACCGAGCGCTACGGCGTCGAGTCGGTCCACCCCGACGCGCAGGACCGCCTCCGCGAGGCGCTGGTGCCGGAGGGCAACCGCTACCCGGGGCACCTCCCCACCGCGCCGCTCCGCCGTCCGGCGCAGGCCGGCGGCCGCAAGGTCGCGGTGATCGGGGCCGGGCCGGCCGGGCTCTCGGCCGCGCACGATCTCGCGCTGCTCGGCCACGACGTGACGGTCCTCGAGGCCGCCGAGGAGCCGGGCGGGATGATGCGCTTCGGCATCCCCGAGTACCGGCTGCCCCGCAGCGTGATCCGCGGGGAGATCGAGAAGATCCTGGCGCTCGGCGTCACGCTCCGGACCAGCGCGCCGCTCACCGCCGAGCGCGGCCTCGCCGCGCTGAGGGCCGAGGGCTTCGAGGCGTTCTTCCTCTCGGTGGGCGTGCAGAAGGGGCGCGACCTCGCCATCCCCGGCGTCGAGCTCGACGGCGTGGTCAAGGCGGCCGACTTCCTGCTCAACGCAAACCGCGGCTACCGGATGGACCTGGGCCAGCGCGTGGTGGTGATCGGCGGCGGGTTCGTGGCGTTCGACGCCGCGCGCATGGCCCTGCGCGCCGGGCGGGAGGACCGCGAGGACGACGTCCGCGCCCTGGGCGCGAGCCTGAAGGCGGAGTCGGACGCGCGCCTGGTCGAGGCGCTCGACTCGGCGCGCGCGGCGGTGCGCGGCGGCGCCGCCGAGGTGACCATCGTCTCGCTGGAGAGCTTCACCGAGATGCCGGTCCTGCGGACCGCGCAGGGGCACGAGGAGTTCCAGGAGGCGAAGAAGGAGGGGATCCGCTTCGAGCCGCGGCGCGGGCCGAAGCGGTTCGTGGGGTCCGGCCGGCTCGAGGCGGTCGAGCTGCGCGCGGTGACGCGGGTCTTCGACGACGCGGGCCGCTTCTCGCCCGCCTACGACGACCAGGACGTCGTCGCCGTCCCCGCGGACGGCTGCATCCTCGCCATCGGCCAGCGCGCCGACCTCTCCTTCCTCCGCCCCGAGGACGGGGTGGAGCTCACGCCGGCGGGGACGATCAAGGTGGACCGGACCACGCTCGCGACCAGCGCGCCGGGCGTCTACGCCGGCGGCGACGTGGCGTTCGGTCCCCGGAACCTCATCGAGGCGATCGCGAACGGGAAGCGGGCCGCGCGCTCCATCCACGAGCACCTGTCGGGCGAGGCCGCCCGGCTCGAGGCGATCATCTCCGTCCAGAAGATCCCCACCCGCGACTACCGGATGATCGCCGGCTTCGAGCTGCTCGACCGCGAGGCGCCCCCCACGCTCGACCTGGGGCGGCGGAGCGGCATCGCCGAGGTGGAGAGCGCGTTCGCGGCCGACGAGGCCATCGCGCAGGGCGCGCGCTGCCTCGTCTGCCACGTCCAGACCATCTACGATCCGGAGAAGTGCGTGCTCTGCGGGCGCTGCGTGGACGTGTGCCCGGAGTACTGCCTGGCGCTGGTGCCGCTCGAGGACGTGGACCTGCCGGAGGAGGAGCGGCGGGCGCTCGCCGCGGCGGCCGAGGCCGGCGGCCTGCCGCTCTCCGCCATGATCAAGGACGACGCGCCCTGCATCCGGTGCGGGCTCTGCGCCATCCGCTGTCCGACCGACGCGATGACGATGGAACGGTTCCAGCTCACGCAGCGCTACGCCCCCGCGGCCTAG
- a CDS encoding c-type cytochrome: MEQRTPSPYRRRDRLLLAVVGLSLVVSLGLFAWKDWSHDWRYYQWEFRNQVEAKLGAEKARTVPSGMLQIWVPALRHADRCPMCHQAVSWKGFEDAENPFRTHPPAILAAHPAERYGCTACHGGQGYAVDVEAAHGPVRFWEEPVLGATLGAEYSLATDKGALLQMNCNVCHRYDRETKGAKAINDAKALVAQKGCRACHVINGRGGSIGPDLTFEGDKAPEQFDYTRLLGQQTMFAWHVAHFREPKAIVPETVMPNFNFSTAQVQSLAMLVMSWRKVELPSSYLRGAPRTDPQTPAEIEEEQRMLHGPGAWFVKTGCFICHNVSSLGVKSPAQIGPDLSIAVEDVQARFGRTLDDFLRAPTGTMSVVLSRQIILTPAQLDMAIQKVREAYAEHLKQKAAAGQQAPAEPASEQKTPGPKAPVRKAPAR; this comes from the coding sequence ATGGAACAGCGCACGCCCTCGCCCTACCGTCGCCGCGACCGGCTCCTCCTCGCCGTCGTCGGCCTGTCGCTGGTCGTCTCGCTCGGCCTGTTCGCCTGGAAGGACTGGTCCCACGACTGGCGCTACTACCAGTGGGAGTTCCGGAACCAGGTGGAGGCGAAGCTCGGGGCGGAGAAGGCCCGCACCGTGCCCTCGGGCATGCTGCAGATCTGGGTGCCGGCGCTGCGGCACGCGGATCGCTGCCCGATGTGCCACCAGGCGGTCTCGTGGAAGGGCTTCGAGGACGCCGAGAACCCGTTCCGCACGCACCCGCCGGCGATCCTGGCCGCGCACCCGGCCGAGCGCTACGGCTGCACCGCGTGCCACGGCGGCCAGGGCTACGCGGTGGACGTGGAGGCGGCGCACGGGCCGGTCCGGTTCTGGGAGGAGCCGGTGCTGGGCGCGACGCTCGGCGCGGAGTACTCGCTGGCGACCGACAAGGGCGCGCTCCTGCAGATGAACTGCAACGTCTGCCACCGCTACGACCGCGAGACGAAGGGCGCGAAGGCCATCAACGACGCGAAGGCGCTGGTGGCGCAGAAGGGCTGCCGCGCCTGCCACGTGATCAACGGGCGCGGCGGCAGCATCGGCCCGGACCTCACCTTCGAGGGCGACAAGGCGCCGGAGCAGTTCGACTACACGCGCCTGCTCGGGCAGCAGACCATGTTCGCCTGGCACGTGGCGCACTTCCGCGAGCCGAAGGCGATCGTGCCCGAGACGGTGATGCCGAACTTCAACTTCTCGACCGCGCAGGTGCAGTCGCTCGCGATGCTGGTGATGTCCTGGCGCAAGGTGGAGCTGCCATCGTCCTACCTGCGCGGCGCGCCGCGGACCGACCCGCAGACGCCGGCGGAGATCGAGGAGGAGCAGCGGATGCTGCACGGGCCGGGCGCGTGGTTCGTGAAGACCGGCTGCTTCATCTGCCACAACGTGTCCTCGCTGGGCGTGAAGAGCCCGGCGCAGATCGGCCCGGACCTCTCCATCGCGGTGGAGGACGTCCAGGCGCGCTTCGGGCGCACGCTGGACGACTTCCTGCGGGCGCCGACGGGTACGATGTCGGTGGTCCTCTCGCGCCAGATCATCCTGACGCCGGCGCAGCTCGACATGGCCATCCAGAAGGTCCGCGAGGCGTACGCCGAGCACCTGAAGCAGAAGGCGGCCGCCGGGCAGCAGGCGCCGGCGGAGCCGGCATCCGAGCAGAAGACCCCCGGGCCGAAGGCGCCCGTCCGCAAGGCACCCGCCCGCTGA
- the nosZ gene encoding Sec-dependent nitrous-oxide reductase codes for MADTKLWTRIAVALAAVGALALVVGCPPSKPKGSKRPAAASDIAVAAEKTYVPPGDLDEYYMFSSGGHSGQVYVYGIPSMRHITTIPVFAPYSGTGYGFDDESKAMLGNLTWGDVHHPALSETGGDYDGRWLFVNEMNGRVARIDLRDFKTRQIIGPVPNISGNHGSTFITPNSEYILMSSRFSIPIPKGKAVSIDRYASEYKGVAAGIKVDPKTGQMSLGWQVLLPPFDWDLGDAGKKLSEGWFFLTCYNSERATGKLEVTASQRDRDYIAAIDWRLAEKAAAEGKGELVGGVKVLDPKTVPGLVYLLPCGKSPHGVDVSPDGKYVVGSGKLQGVTTAFNFEKVLTAIKNKDFAGEEDGIPVLKYESIKDAEVPVGLGPLHTQFGPDGMAYTSLFVDSALAKWKLGTWEVLDKVPMSYSTGHLAAAEGDTVSPDGKWLVGLNKLSHGRHLPVGPSQPESSQLVDISGDKMKLVYDAFTEPEPHYAQIIKADKLKPIEVYPREENKHPLAIWDVKDAGVTRKGNEVLAKVVVVRSSMTPALIEVNEGDTVKVALTNIEQTTDELHGFGLLDYNINVVLDPGETKTVTFKADKPGVFPYYCTNFCSALHQEMQGYLVVKPR; via the coding sequence ATGGCCGACACGAAGCTCTGGACGAGGATCGCCGTGGCGCTCGCGGCGGTGGGGGCGCTGGCGCTCGTGGTGGGCTGCCCGCCCAGCAAGCCGAAGGGCTCGAAGCGCCCCGCCGCCGCGTCGGACATCGCGGTGGCGGCGGAGAAGACCTACGTCCCGCCCGGCGACCTCGACGAGTACTACATGTTCTCGTCCGGCGGTCACTCCGGGCAGGTCTACGTCTACGGCATCCCGTCGATGCGCCACATCACCACCATCCCGGTGTTCGCGCCGTACTCGGGCACGGGCTACGGCTTCGACGACGAGTCGAAGGCGATGCTCGGCAACCTGACCTGGGGTGACGTGCACCACCCGGCGCTCTCCGAGACCGGCGGCGACTACGACGGGCGCTGGCTGTTCGTCAACGAGATGAACGGGCGGGTGGCGCGCATCGACCTGCGCGACTTCAAGACGCGGCAGATCATCGGGCCGGTGCCGAACATCTCGGGCAACCACGGGTCCACCTTCATCACGCCGAACAGCGAGTACATCCTCATGTCCTCGCGGTTCTCCATCCCCATCCCCAAGGGGAAGGCGGTGTCGATCGACCGGTACGCCAGCGAGTACAAGGGCGTCGCGGCCGGGATCAAGGTCGACCCGAAGACCGGCCAGATGTCGCTGGGCTGGCAGGTGCTCCTGCCGCCGTTCGACTGGGACCTCGGCGACGCCGGCAAGAAGCTGTCGGAGGGCTGGTTCTTCCTCACCTGCTACAACTCCGAGCGCGCCACCGGGAAGCTCGAGGTCACCGCCTCGCAGCGCGACCGCGACTACATCGCGGCCATCGACTGGCGCCTGGCCGAGAAGGCGGCGGCGGAGGGGAAGGGCGAGCTCGTCGGCGGCGTGAAGGTGCTCGATCCGAAGACCGTCCCCGGGCTCGTGTACCTGCTTCCCTGCGGGAAGTCGCCGCACGGCGTGGACGTCTCGCCCGACGGCAAGTACGTGGTCGGCTCCGGCAAGCTCCAGGGCGTCACCACCGCCTTCAACTTCGAGAAGGTCCTCACCGCCATCAAGAACAAGGACTTCGCCGGCGAGGAGGACGGCATCCCGGTCCTCAAGTACGAGTCCATCAAGGACGCGGAGGTGCCGGTGGGGCTCGGGCCTCTCCACACGCAGTTCGGGCCCGACGGCATGGCGTACACCTCGCTGTTCGTGGACAGCGCGCTCGCGAAGTGGAAGCTCGGGACCTGGGAGGTCCTGGACAAGGTCCCGATGTCCTACTCGACCGGCCACCTCGCCGCGGCCGAGGGCGACACCGTCTCGCCGGACGGGAAGTGGCTGGTGGGCCTCAACAAGCTCTCCCACGGGCGGCACCTCCCCGTCGGCCCGTCGCAGCCCGAGTCCTCGCAGCTCGTGGACATCTCGGGCGACAAGATGAAGCTCGTCTACGACGCGTTCACCGAGCCCGAGCCGCACTACGCGCAGATCATCAAGGCCGACAAGCTGAAGCCGATCGAGGTCTACCCGAGGGAGGAGAACAAGCACCCGCTCGCGATCTGGGACGTGAAGGACGCGGGGGTGACGCGCAAGGGCAACGAGGTGCTGGCGAAGGTGGTGGTGGTGCGGTCCAGCATGACGCCGGCGCTCATCGAGGTGAACGAGGGCGACACGGTCAAGGTCGCGCTCACCAACATCGAGCAGACCACCGACGAGCTCCACGGCTTCGGGCTGCTCGACTACAACATCAACGTCGTCCTCGATCCCGGCGAGACCAAGACCGTCACCTTCAAGGCCGACAAGCCGGGCGTCTTCCCCTACTACTGCACCAACTTCTGCTCCGCGCTGCACCAGGAGATGCAGGGTTATCTCGTGGTGAAGCCGAGGTAG